One genomic segment of Sminthopsis crassicaudata isolate SCR6 chromosome 4, ASM4859323v1, whole genome shotgun sequence includes these proteins:
- the LOC141539150 gene encoding keratin, high-sulfur matrix protein, B2C-like, with the protein MACCNSCSTSFCGFPSCSTGGNCGSSCCQDSCGTSCCQQGGCGTSCGTSCCQQGGCGIGSGSGSGAGCAPPCETTCTTRCYQPPCCGCESCRTRWCRPDCRVEGTCLPPCCVVSCTPPSCCQLHHAQASCCRPSYCGQSCCRPACCCHCCEPTC; encoded by the coding sequence ATGGCCTGCTGCAACTCCTGCTCCACCAGCTTCTGTGGCTTCCCCAGTTGCTCTACTGGGGGGAATTGTGGGTCTAGCTGTTGCCAAGACAGCTGTGGGACCAGTTGCTGCCAACAGGGAGGTTGTGGAACCAGCTGTGGGACCAGCTGCTGCCAACAGGGTGGCTGTGGGATTGGCTCCGGGAGTGGCTCTGGGGCTGGCTGTGCACCTCCTTGTGAGACCACTTGCACAACCAGGTGTTACCAACCCCCATGCTGCGGATGTGAGAGCTGCCGAACCAGGTGGTGCCGCCCAGACTGCAGAGTTGAGGGTACTTGCCTGCCACCTTGCTGTGTGGTCAGCTGCACTCCTCCATCTTGTTGCCAGCTGCATCATGCCCAGGCTTCTTGCTGCCGCCCATCCTACTGTGGACAGTCTTGCTGCCGTCCAGCCTGCTGCTGCCACTGCTGTGAGCCCACCTGCTGA
- the LOC141541349 gene encoding keratin-associated protein 9-3-like — translation MSCCNTCSTSFCGFPSCSTGGNCGSRCCQDSCRTGCCQQGGCGTSCGGSCGTTCCQQGGSGISSGAGCGPTCETTCTTRCYQPPCCGCESCRTRWCRPDCRVERTCLPPCCVVSCTPPSCCQLHHAQASCCRPSYCGQSCCRPACCCYCCKPTC, via the coding sequence ATGTCTTGCTGCAACACCTGCTCCACCAGCTTCTGTGGTTTTCCCAGTTGTTCTACTGGAGGGAATTGTGGATCTAGATGCTGTCAGGACAGCTGTCGGACTGGCTGCTGCCAACAGGGTGGCTGTGGAACCAGCTGTGGTGGTAGCTGTGGAACCACCTGCTGCCAACAGGGTGGTTCTGGGATCAGCTCTGGGGCTGGCTGTGGACCCACCTGTGAGACCACTTGCACAACCAGGTGTTATCAACCCCCATGCTGCGGATGTGAGAGCTGCCGCACCAGGTGGTGCCGCCCAGACTGCAGAGTTGAAAGAACTTGCCTGCCACCTTGTTGTGTGGTTAGCTGCACTCCCCCATCTTGCTGCCAGCTGCATCATGCCCAGGCTTCTTGCTGCCGCCCATCCTACTGTGGTCAGTCTTGCTGCCGTCCAGCCTGCTGCTGTTATTGTTGTAAGCCCACCTGCTGA